A section of the Engraulis encrasicolus isolate BLACKSEA-1 chromosome 8, IST_EnEncr_1.0, whole genome shotgun sequence genome encodes:
- the LOC134454374 gene encoding cholinesterase-like: MRVPLLQSALVLLLLQTLPSSEALDELYVSTTAGKVRGVQLPVPDGSASGSVVAFLGIPYARPPIGKLRFKPPRAPEPWTGVRDATRFANTCYQAVDEMFPGFPGSEMWNPNTVLSEDCLYLNVWVPSPRPRQPAPVMVWIYGGGFQTGTASLDVYNGRFLSHSEGVVVVSMNYRVGALGFLALPNSDIKGNAGLLDQRRALQWVKDNIEAFGGNASSVTLFGESAGSGSVGFHLLSAGSHPFFSRAILQSGAPNAVWGAVPATVAWNNSFALAKLLRCADEESPVSEVEACLQKADAKEIISLQYGVVSDSTISLPFVPNVDGDFLTDMPEVLLKTGQFLKTDILTGVNKDEGSFFLLYGSPGFSLEGESLISRDQFQLGVARTLPRYSELAQQAATFMYTDWTDENDGQKNRDGLSSLTGDYYFVCPLLDFTLKYTLGGGKARQFLFDHRSTVNAWPKWMGVMHGYEIEFVFGLPLNASLGYTKEEVKMSKKFMRHWANFARTGDPSLEGTAWPPFTPDQREYVTLNADAPQTHRKLRAQQCKFWDNFLPKLQGFTVGIDEVELQWKTQFHRWLSYMLDWRNQFNDYGTVKKQRCEEPRLEEL; this comes from the exons ATGAGAGTCCCTCTGTTGCAGTCGGCCTTGGTCCTGCTGCTTCTTCAGACGCTCCCGTCTTCAGAAGCGCTTGACGAGCTTTACGTCTCCACAACAGCCGGGAAAGTCAGAGGGGTGCAACTTCCTGTGCCCGATGGATCGGCATCAGGATCTGTCGTGGCCTTCCTAGGGATACCCTATGCTAGACCACCCATAGGCAAACTTCGATTCAAGCCACCAAGGGCACCTGAGCCATGGACGGGGGTGCGTGATGCTACACGGTTTGCAAACACTTGTTACCAGGCTGTAGATGAGATGTTTCCAGGGTTTCCTGGATCGGAAATGTGGAACCCCAATACAGTCCTGAGTGAGGACTGCTTGTACCTGAACGTGTGGGTCCCCTCGCCCAGACCGCGGCAACCTGCACCGGTGATGGTGTGGATTTACGGGGGAGGGTTTCAAACTGGCACCGCCTCACTGGACGTGTACAACGGGCGCTTCCTCAGTCACTCAGAGGGCGTGGTGGTGGTGTCCATGAACTATAGAGTCGGGGCCCTTGGGTTTCTGGCACTTCCAAATAGTGACATCAAGGGAAACGCTGGACTGTTAGATCAAAGGCGTGCTTTGCAGTGGGTCAAGGACAACATTGAAGCGTTCGGAGGCAATGCCTCCTCTGTTACCCTGTTTGGAGAGAGCGCAGGGTCCGGATCTGTGGGCTTCCACCTTCTGTCAGCCGGTAGCCATCCCTTCTTTTCACGTGCCATCCTGCAGAGTGGGGCACCCAACGCAGTATGGGGAGCCGTCCCCGCCACAGTGGCCTGGAACAATTCCTTCGCTCTGGCCAAGTTGTTGCGCTGTGCCGACGAGGAGAGTCCAGTCAGCGAGGTGGAAGCTTGTCTCCAGAAGGCCGACGCCAAAGAGATCATTAGCCTCCAGTATGGAGTCGTTAGCGATTCCACCATCTCGTTGCCGTTTGTCCCCAATGTTGACGGGGACTTTCTGACCGACATGCCGGAAGTCTTGCTGAAGACGGGACAGTTTCTCAAAACCGACATCCTGACGGGGGTTAACAAAGATGAGGGTTCCTTCTTTCTCCTCTACGGAAGTCCAGGTTTCAGCCTGGAGGGGGAGAGCCTCATCAGCAGGGACCAGTTCCAGTTGGGTGTGGCCAGGACTCTGCCGAGGTACAGCGAGCTGGCGCAGCAGGCCGCGACCTTCATGTACACAGACTGGACGGATGAGAACGACGGGCAGAAAAACAGGGACGGCCTGAGCAGCCTTACCGGGGATTATTATTTTGTCTGCCCTTTGCTGGACTTCACGCTCAAGTACACACTGGGAGGAGGCAAAGCTCGACAGTTCCTGTTCGACCATCGGTCCACGGTGAACGCATGGCCGAAATGGATGGGTGTCATGCATGGGTATGAGATCGAGTTTGTCTTTGGTCTGCCGCTCAACGCCAGTCTGGGCTACACCAAAGAAGAGGTGAAGATGAGCAAAAAGTTCATGAGACACTGGGCTAACTTTGCCAGAACTGG GGACCCTAGCCTAGAGGGCACAGCGTGGCCTCCATTCACTCCAGACCAGCGGGAGTATGTCACCCTCAACGCTGATGCCCCGCAGACACACCGGAAGTTGCGGGCCCAGCAATGCAAGTTCTGGGACAACTTTCTACCAAAACTACAGGGATTCACAG